A section of the Salmo trutta chromosome 4, fSalTru1.1, whole genome shotgun sequence genome encodes:
- the LOC115191415 gene encoding tripartite motif-containing protein 16-like — protein MAQQGVLLDQDQFCCSVCLDLLKEPVTTACGHNYCRICIEGCWDQDVLKGVYSCPQCRETFTPRPNLRKNNMLAEMVEKLKKAALPPALCYAGPGDVACDVCTGTRKQKALMSCLVCLASYCETHLQSHYESPAFKKHKLVKATAQLQEKICSHHDKLLEVYCRTDQQCICLLCTMDGHKGHDTVSAAAERTEKQRQLGMSQQKVQQRFQEREKELKELQQVVESFKRSAQAAVEDSDQIFTELIRSIERRSSEVKELIRAQEKAQVSQAEGLLEQLKLEIAELRKRSTELEQLSHTEDHIHFLQSYQSLSSISVSSDLPSIVVRPLQYFGDVSKTVSELREKLEDFLKGEWTKISTTVNIVDVVLRPERKTRERLLQYSCQLTLDPNTAHTRLSLSEGNRKVTNKCQVQPYPDHPDRFTNWCQVLCREGLSGRCYWEVEWSGNVYTAVSYKDISRTGSDGGFGDNNKSWSLQCYRGDYCFRHNNVETKVSGPQSSRVGVYLDHKAGTLSYYSVSDPMTLLHRVQTTFTQPLYPGFNIYGTAELVKL, from the exons atggctcagcagggagttctgctggaccaggaccagttctgttgttctgtctgtcttgaTCTACTGAAGGAGCCGGTCACTACTGCCTGTGGACACAATTATTGTAGAATCTGTATTGAGggctgctgggatcaggatgttctgaaaggggtctatagctgtcctcagtgcagagAGACCTTCACTCCGAGGCCTAATCtgaggaaaaataacatgttggctgaAATGGTAGAGAAACTGAAGAAGGCTGctctccctcctgctctgtgctatgctggacctggagatgtggcatgtgatgtctgcactgggaccagaaagcagaaagccctcatgtcctgtctcgtgtgtctggcctcttactgtgagactcacctccaatCTCACTATGAATCTCCTGCTTTcaagaagcacaagctggtcaaagccaccgcacaactacaggagaagatctgctctcatcatgacaaactgctggaggtttactgtcgtaccgatcagcagtgtatctgtctGCTGTGTACAATGGATGgacataaaggccatgatacagtgtcagctgcagcagagaggactgagaaacag aggcagctggggatgagtcagcagaaggtccagcagagattccaggagagagagaaggagctgaaggagctccaacaggTTGTGGAGTCTttcaag cgctctgcacaggcagcagtggaggacagtgatcagatctttactgagctgatccgctccattgagagaaggagctctgaggtgaaggagctgatcagagcccaagagaaggctcaagtgagtcaagctgaaggactcctggagcaactgaagttggagatagctgagctgaggaagagaagcactgagctggagcagctctcacacacagaggatcacatccatttcctccag agttatcagtctctctccagtatcagtgtatcttcagacttacccagcatcgttgtccgtcctcttcaatactttggagatgtgagtaagactgtgtctgaactgagagagaaactagaagacttccttaaaggagaatggaccaagatctccactacag tgaatatagtggaTGTTGTACTGCGTCCAGAGCGCAAGACCAGAGAACGgttgttacaat attcctgtcagctcacactggacccaaacacagcacacacacgcctctctctgtctgaagggaacagaaaggtgaccaaTAAATGCCAAGTCCaaccatatcctgaccatccagacagattcaccaaCTGGTGTcaggttctgtgtagagagggtctgtctggacgctgttactgggaggtggagtggagtggtaatgtttatacagcagtctcatataaagacatTAGCAGAACAGGGTCAGATGGTGGATTTGGAGACAATAACAAGTCCTGGAGTTTACAGTGCTATAGAGGTGATTATTGTTtcagacacaataatgttgagactaaagtatcaggccctcagtcctccagagtaggagtgtacctggatcacaaggcaggtactctgtcctactacagtgtctctgacccaatgaccctcctccacagagtccagaccacattcactcagcccctctatcctgggtttaatatctatggtactgctgagctggttaaactgtag